The Oncorhynchus mykiss isolate Arlee chromosome 10, USDA_OmykA_1.1, whole genome shotgun sequence nucleotide sequence caacagtttgagaaaggctctttcctgtttcagcatgacaatgctcagcgtgcacaaagcaaggtccatacagaaatggtttttcGAGATCGGtgaggaagaacttgactggcctgcacaaagccttgacctcaactccctcaaacacctttgggatgaattggaaccccaactgtgagccaggcctaatcgcccaacatcaatgcccaacctcactaacaCTCTTTTGGCTGAactggaagcaagtcccagcagcaatgttccaatgtctagtggaaagccttcccagaagagtggaggctgttacagcagcaaagaggggaccacttccatattaatacccatgattttggaatgagatgttcgacgagcaggtgtccacatacttttagccatgtagtgtattttgcAGCATTAGAGCAGGACTAAAAGCAGAGTAATAAGCTGTGTGTAATCATTTAAACTCACCCAGCTCCCCCGCAGCGTTGCGGCCGCCCACGGCGTAGAGGTGTCCTTTGAGAGCGCTGAGGTGGAAGAAGGTACGTTTCTCGTTAAGACACGCTACCTGCATCCACTTATTGTAGCGCGGATCGTACCGGAACACCGTGTCCACCGCCGTCTTGCCTTTGGTGTCGTAGTTGCTCTGGCCCCCCACCACGTAGAGGAAGTTTCCGATGACGGCGATGCCGTGCTGGTAGCGCGGTGCATCCATTGGCGCCAGCGCCTTCCACTCGTGGGCCTTCTCGTCAAACAGGCGCAGCTCCTTACTGACCACCAGCTGCTGGCGCAGGACGCCGCCCAGGGTGACCAGGTGGCCGCTGTCTGAGCGGATGGCCGTTCTCTCTGACTGCATGACTGGCTGCATGTAGGGCATCATCTGGTAGTTACTGGCCTCCAAGAGGAGGTTGACGCAGGTGTTGTCGGTGCGCATAAAGTCCACCGTTTGCACGTGGTTGATGAGCTCCTGGGGGTTCATGAGGGGGAAGCGGATGTTCTTCATGAGCTTGGGGGCGTGGTCCATGCGTCCGTCCTCATAGCGGAGCCAGCGGCATGCAGCCTTGAACAGGTCCAGCTCGCTGCAGTGCTTCAGACTGTTACTGGACAGAACGAAGGCCAGCCGCTCAAAGGGCAGCTTGACAAAGTCCCCCGTACCCAGCAGCGAGGGGAAGTTCTTGAGGATGAAGTTGTTGACGTATTTGTCTACCTCCGTGAGGTTGTATGCGTTAGCGATGCGCCCCACCTCCACACAGTTATCCAAGGACACCTGCAGCCAAGGACAAAGGGAAAGCAGTGAGAAGCAACCACTCGTAATCACACACCAACTTTTGCTTAGACCCGTGGTTTTTACCTGGGGTCTAAAATGGAAAAAAGCTCCACTGCAGGTCCCCACAAGCGAAATAGGGCAAATGTGACAAAGTGGGGGATTATAAAAATGCATCTAAAACCTTTTTAGGTGAACACGCCATTTTAGACCAGGTATAATAAACCTCAGGTCTAAGCAAAAGTTGACAAGTATGGCCCCAGTGTTTTTATCCCAGTTCAAGTCCAAATGTAGACATTAAAGTAAGCAGTTGAGTACAGTAGTTTGGGGCATCTTAAACTGCTGTGTATAATTCCCCTGGTTGTATGAGCAGGCTGTGTTAGGCTCCTTACCCCAGATATGAGAAAGACCTTGCAGAAGTCGAGCACAGGTAGGATCTGGAGGAAGCTGGCTGCCTCCAGTGTGTCCTGCAGGTTCTCCATGTTGAGAGACAGCTTGGCCGTGTAGATGAAGTCTATGATCTTCTTCAGGCCTATACGGTTGACACCATGAAGTTTGATGCACATTAAATCCTGTTCCTTCATTCCACCTGCGTGATGTGGAGAgagaaaataataaacatattacaTAAAGTAGGGATGTGCATCTATCCCTTTCAAGATGATTTGAtacgtatctagatacatggGCTCCGATACGATGCAGGAACGATACGTTATAGTTGAGAAATTATTACGTGCGATTCGATTTgttgcataaacacattcattttccCATTCTAAATTCGAGctcatgagctgggcctctctgagctggatgtGTCTGAGCtgacttctctgtgtgtgtgtttaaatgatgtatgtctatggtgtatACTATATAGGCACCTGATCTGAGCCGTAAGGGAGGCTaagcatctaccaccccactaccgctATCAGATTGGGGTGCCTACAATTCAAATGACAATTGTCTCCGGTAGCTTACTTTTAAGTAAAGCAGAATTTTTACAGTGCCTTTAATATGCCTTTtcatctgaactttcgcctggacttgcccgcgcctcatgaatttgtgtactaaacgcacaaacaaaaatgaagtatttggacataaattatggactttatcgaacaatacaaacatttaatgtggaactgggattcctgggagtgcattctgatgaagatcaccaaaggtaagggaatatttataatgctatttctgacttctgttgactccacgacatggcgggtatctgcatggcttgtttttgtgtcagtgccgtactcagattattgcatggtttgctttttcgaaatctgacacagcggttgcattaaggagaagtggatctaaaattccatgcataacacttgtatcttttagcaatgtttattatgagtatttctgtaaattgatgtggctctctgcaaaatcaccggatgttttggaactactgaacataacgagctaatgtaaacagattttttttatataaatatgaactttatcgaacaaaacatacatgtattgtttaACATGAAGTCatgtgagtgtcatctgatgaagatcatcaaaggttattgattaattttatctctatttctgattgtgtgactcctctctttggctggaaaatggctgtgtttttctgtgactaggtgctgacctaacaatcgtttagtgtgctttcgtcgtaaagcctttttgaaatcggacactgtgactggatttacaacaagtttatctttaaaatggtgtaaaatactttttaattatgttatttctgttgttttgaatttggcgccctgcaatttcactggctgttggcgaggtggtacgctaccgtcccacatatcccagagaggttaacatgatttttgaatgactacctcatctctgtacctcacacatacaattatctctcTAAGCTGCATCAGTGGATTTTAAAAACAACCCttgcaaagggcacctattggtaaatgggtaaaaaattaaataaaaaacagacattgtatatccctttgaggatggtgaagttattaattacactttggatggtgtatcaatacacccagtcactacaaagatacaggcgtccttcctaattcagttgctggagaggaaggaaactgctcagggatttcatcatgtccTTAACGATTaaaagcatatccataacatgatgcagccaccactacgcttgaaaatatggagactggtactcagtcatgtgttgtattggatttaccTTGTTGCTAACAGGAtgcatttttattctgtacaggcttccttctattCACTTTgaaacagtttaatggctgtgataggcgaaaactgaggatggatcaacaacattgtaggtattccacaatactaacctaattaacaatgtgaaaagaaggaagcctgtacagaataaaaatgcatcctgtttgcatcaaGGCACTAATATTATACTGCAAAaattgtggcaaagcaattcactttttgtcctgaatacaaagtgtaatgtttggggcaaatccaatacatcacattactgagtaccagtctccatattttcaagcatagtggtggctgcatcttgttatgggtatgcttgtaatcgttaaggacttgggagtttttcaggataaaaaagaaactgaatggagctaagcacaggaaaaatcctagagaaaaacctgattcagtctgctttccaccagacactgggataattcatctttcagcaggacagtaacctaaaacacaaggtcgaATCTACACGGGAGTTGCATACCAAGAAGActgaatgtttctgagtgaccAAGTCACCATTTTGActaatctacttgaaaatctgtggcaaggcctgaaaatggttgtctagcaatgactaAGAACCAATTTgacagcttgaagaattttgaaaacaaTCCATGTtaaacaatccaggtgtggaaagctcttagagacttactcaaaaagactcacaggtacaatcactgccaaaggtgattctagcatgtattgaactcaagggtgtgaatacttatgtaaattgatTATGTCTGTTTCATTTTCAACACATAGgcagacatttctaaaaacatgttttcactgtcagtattgtgtcaatttaattATTTCTGAATTCAGGCTGTTAAAACGCattaaaatgtggaataagtcaaggggtattaatactttttgaaggcaccgTAGATAACAATAACCTAACAAATTACA carries:
- the LOC110533119 gene encoding kelch-like protein 13 isoform X3, whose amino-acid sequence is MEHPVHRGETMSLGLHDRSLVEDDDPHMKVSQGCGDMGISAHLQASKTGNTRFFTSNTHSSVVLQGFDQLRLEGLLCDVTLVAGDGDEAFPVHRAMMASSSDYFKAMFTGGMKEQDLMCIKLHGVNRIGLKKIIDFIYTAKLSLNMENLQDTLEAASFLQILPVLDFCKVFLISGVSLDNCVEVGRIANAYNLTEVDKYVNNFILKNFPSLLGTGDFVKLPFERLAFVLSSNSLKHCSELDLFKAACRWLRYEDGRMDHAPKLMKNIRFPLMNPQELINHVQTVDFMRTDNTCVNLLLEASNYQMMPYMQPVMQSERTAIRSDSGHLVTLGGVLRQQLVVSKELRLFDEKAHEWKALAPMDAPRYQHGIAVIGNFLYVVGGQSNYDTKGKTAVDTVFRYDPRYNKWMQVACLNEKRTFFHLSALKGHLYAVGGRNAAGELATVECYNPRTNEWTYVAKMNEPHYGHAGTVYGGYMYISGGITHDTFQKELMCFDPDADKWTQKAPMTTVRGLHCMCTVGDRLYVIGGNHFRGTSDYDDVLSCEYYSPALDLWTPIAAMLRGQSDVGVAVFENKIYVVGGYSWNNRCMVEIVQKYDPEKDEWHKVFDLPESLGGIRACTLTVFPPEDMMGSPSRESPLSAP
- the LOC110533119 gene encoding kelch-like protein 13 isoform X1 encodes the protein MPLKWKSGSPVSWKFPVPVLKTSRSSPLSPAYISLVEDDDPHMKVSQGCGDMGISAHLQASKTGNTRFFTSNTHSSVVLQGFDQLRLEGLLCDVTLVAGDGDEAFPVHRAMMASSSDYFKAMFTGGMKEQDLMCIKLHGVNRIGLKKIIDFIYTAKLSLNMENLQDTLEAASFLQILPVLDFCKVFLISGVSLDNCVEVGRIANAYNLTEVDKYVNNFILKNFPSLLGTGDFVKLPFERLAFVLSSNSLKHCSELDLFKAACRWLRYEDGRMDHAPKLMKNIRFPLMNPQELINHVQTVDFMRTDNTCVNLLLEASNYQMMPYMQPVMQSERTAIRSDSGHLVTLGGVLRQQLVVSKELRLFDEKAHEWKALAPMDAPRYQHGIAVIGNFLYVVGGQSNYDTKGKTAVDTVFRYDPRYNKWMQVACLNEKRTFFHLSALKGHLYAVGGRNAAGELATVECYNPRTNEWTYVAKMNEPHYGHAGTVYGGYMYISGGITHDTFQKELMCFDPDADKWTQKAPMTTVRGLHCMCTVGDRLYVIGGNHFRGTSDYDDVLSCEYYSPALDLWTPIAAMLRGQSDVGVAVFENKIYVVGGYSWNNRCMVEIVQKYDPEKDEWHKVFDLPESLGGIRACTLTVFPPEDMMGSPSRESPLSAP
- the LOC110533119 gene encoding kelch-like protein 13 isoform X2: MEHPVHRGETMSLGLHDRYCAISLVEDDDPHMKVSQGCGDMGISAHLQASKTGNTRFFTSNTHSSVVLQGFDQLRLEGLLCDVTLVAGDGDEAFPVHRAMMASSSDYFKAMFTGGMKEQDLMCIKLHGVNRIGLKKIIDFIYTAKLSLNMENLQDTLEAASFLQILPVLDFCKVFLISGVSLDNCVEVGRIANAYNLTEVDKYVNNFILKNFPSLLGTGDFVKLPFERLAFVLSSNSLKHCSELDLFKAACRWLRYEDGRMDHAPKLMKNIRFPLMNPQELINHVQTVDFMRTDNTCVNLLLEASNYQMMPYMQPVMQSERTAIRSDSGHLVTLGGVLRQQLVVSKELRLFDEKAHEWKALAPMDAPRYQHGIAVIGNFLYVVGGQSNYDTKGKTAVDTVFRYDPRYNKWMQVACLNEKRTFFHLSALKGHLYAVGGRNAAGELATVECYNPRTNEWTYVAKMNEPHYGHAGTVYGGYMYISGGITHDTFQKELMCFDPDADKWTQKAPMTTVRGLHCMCTVGDRLYVIGGNHFRGTSDYDDVLSCEYYSPALDLWTPIAAMLRGQSDVGVAVFENKIYVVGGYSWNNRCMVEIVQKYDPEKDEWHKVFDLPESLGGIRACTLTVFPPEDMMGSPSRESPLSAP
- the LOC110533119 gene encoding kelch-like protein 13 isoform X4, yielding MKVSQGCGDMGISAHLQASKTGNTRFFTSNTHSSVVLQGFDQLRLEGLLCDVTLVAGDGDEAFPVHRAMMASSSDYFKAMFTGGMKEQDLMCIKLHGVNRIGLKKIIDFIYTAKLSLNMENLQDTLEAASFLQILPVLDFCKVFLISGVSLDNCVEVGRIANAYNLTEVDKYVNNFILKNFPSLLGTGDFVKLPFERLAFVLSSNSLKHCSELDLFKAACRWLRYEDGRMDHAPKLMKNIRFPLMNPQELINHVQTVDFMRTDNTCVNLLLEASNYQMMPYMQPVMQSERTAIRSDSGHLVTLGGVLRQQLVVSKELRLFDEKAHEWKALAPMDAPRYQHGIAVIGNFLYVVGGQSNYDTKGKTAVDTVFRYDPRYNKWMQVACLNEKRTFFHLSALKGHLYAVGGRNAAGELATVECYNPRTNEWTYVAKMNEPHYGHAGTVYGGYMYISGGITHDTFQKELMCFDPDADKWTQKAPMTTVRGLHCMCTVGDRLYVIGGNHFRGTSDYDDVLSCEYYSPALDLWTPIAAMLRGQSDVGVAVFENKIYVVGGYSWNNRCMVEIVQKYDPEKDEWHKVFDLPESLGGIRACTLTVFPPEDMMGSPSRESPLSAP